The following is a genomic window from Roseofilum casamattae BLCC-M143.
TTTGCGACTACAGCTACCTCAGCCTCAGCTCAAACTATTCTCCTAGAGGATAGCTTTAATACGGAAAATGGCGGAGTTGGAACCATCAACTATTTTGATTTTGCCAATTGGAATGTGGTTGACGGTTCAGTGGATTTGATTGGTAATGGATTCCATGATTGGTTTCCCAGTCAAGGACTTTTTCTGGACCTAGACGGTAGCACTTATAATGCAGGAACAGTAGTTTCCAAAACTGCATTTACTTTCAATCCAGGTCAAGTTGTGGAGTTGAGTTTTGGGCTGTTAGGCCAAAACCCTGGTGATAAACACGCACAAAACAATAATCTGACAGTTTCCTTGGGTAATCTGTTTACAGAAACGTTTTCTGTCGTTGATGCTGGATTTATTACTCGGCAGTTTTCTGTAGAAGAGCTGACCACAGCAAATCTAGTCTTCGATCATGCTGGAGGAGACAATGGAGGATTAGCCCTAGATGATATAACCTTAGCTGTAATAGAACCCTCTCGATCGGTGCCCGAACCTTCTTCGGTTTTAGGATTGTTAGCCTTGAGTGCATTGGGTGTTTGTTCTTTGCGTCAGCGGAAATCCTGCTAAATTAACGGGACTTTGTTGATTGAGAACGAAAGTTCGCGCGATCGCCCAACCTGTCCCTATTTTAAACAGCAATAGTGTTTTGGTGAAGGCGATCGCACCCAACCTCCAGATATAGCGATCGCAAAATCTTCAGATAAACTGCGATCGCGATCGCATAGTTAATCTGAGTTCGGGTTTATGTTTACCCCTATAACGTAAGAGACTGAAAAACATGAACGGGAATTTTGAAATATCTGATAATGCTGCAGCCACTATTTCAGTACAATGGGATAAGCTGGCGCAACAAGCAGTTATCAATACATCCCCCGGCCCGACCGTTGCCTCTCGTACTTATGCAATGGTACACACAGCCATCTACGATGCTTGGAGCGCCTACGATCCATTAGCTGTGGGCACTCAGTTGGGAGATACCCTACAGCGTCCCCAGTCCGAAAATACCATCCTGAATAAAACTCAAGCTACAAGTTATGCGGCTTATCGGGTACTTTCAGCATTATTTCCCACTCAAGTCGGCCTTTTCAATGACTTGATGGCCGAACTCGGCCTCGACCCCAACAATACCACTACCGATACGACCACTCCTGCTGGTATTGGTAATGTCTCTGCCGACGCACTATTAGCATTTCGGGTCAACGATGGTTCAAATCAACTCGGGAATGACCCCAACGGTAACGGTACTCCCTTTTCTGATATTACTGGCTATCAACCTATTAATCCTCCTGGAGACTCTGTTAACATCGAGCGTTGGACTCCAGAACGAGTTCCCATTGATGCCGTACCTGGTGAAGAACTCCGCATCCAAACATTCCTCACGCCCCAATGGGGAAATGTCACCCCCTTTAGTTCTCTATCAATTGATGCAATACGGCCTCCACTACCAGAACCCTTCTTGCTTGTAGATGGTCAGGTCAATTTGGATGCAGGTACCATTACTCTATCAGACGGATCGGTAGTCCAGATTAGTCCAGATATTGTTGGTACTATTATCAATCCTGAATTCATCGCCCAAGCAGAACAGGTTGTTAACTTTAGTGCCAACTTAAACGACGAACGAAAATTAGTTGCTGAATTTTGGGAAGACGGGGGGGGGACATCTTTTCCACCGGGAACTTGGATGACATTCGGGCAGTTTGTCTCGCAACGAGATAACCATACTTTAGATGAGGATGTGAAACTCTTCTTGAATTTGGGTAACGCAGTATTTGATGCTGGAATTGCCACTTGGGAAGCTAAAGTTTTCTATGACTATACTCGTCCAGTGCGAGCAATAAGAGA
Proteins encoded in this region:
- a CDS encoding DUF6851 domain-containing protein, with the protein product MNGNFEISDNAAATISVQWDKLAQQAVINTSPGPTVASRTYAMVHTAIYDAWSAYDPLAVGTQLGDTLQRPQSENTILNKTQATSYAAYRVLSALFPTQVGLFNDLMAELGLDPNNTTTDTTTPAGIGNVSADALLAFRVNDGSNQLGNDPNGNGTPFSDITGYQPINPPGDSVNIERWTPERVPIDAVPGEELRIQTFLTPQWGNVTPFSSLSIDAIRPPLPEPFLLVDGQVNLDAGTITLSDGSVVQISPDIVGTIINPEFIAQAEQVVNFSANLNDERKLVAEFWEDGGGTSFPPGTWMTFGQFVSQRDNHTLDEDVKLFLNLGNAVFDAGIATWEAKVFYDYTRPVRAIRELGERGLIGEFNPQLGGFAIDAWGGPGQGTQTILATDFITYQNTESDPSPPFAEYVSGHSTFSSAGAAILRLFTGSDNFGGSVTFQPGEAAFEPGVTPQAPVTLEWATFREASDEAGISRLYGGIHFQDGDLNGRILGGQVAESVWLQSQSLLAPNTIIGTNGGDTLIGAAANDRIFGNLSNDTITGNDGNDLLFGGQGNDTVNGGAGTDLIHGHLGNDILIGGVGSDRFDFRPNDGSNIITDFEDGIDVIGLSNGLSFAQLTISQIGNDTQISAGQLLITLQGIQASAIDINDFRI
- a CDS encoding PEP-CTERM sorting domain-containing protein (PEP-CTERM proteins occur, often in large numbers, in the proteomes of bacteria that also encode an exosortase, a predicted intramembrane cysteine proteinase. The presence of a PEP-CTERM domain at a protein's C-terminus predicts cleavage within the sorting domain, followed by covalent anchoring to some some component of the (usually Gram-negative) cell surface. Many PEP-CTERM proteins exhibit an unusual sequence composition that includes large numbers of potential glycosylation sites. Expression of one such protein has been shown restore the ability of a bacterium to form floc, a type of biofilm.), with protein sequence MNSFKMEHLLLRLMVAIGTTLAFATTATSASAQTILLEDSFNTENGGVGTINYFDFANWNVVDGSVDLIGNGFHDWFPSQGLFLDLDGSTYNAGTVVSKTAFTFNPGQVVELSFGLLGQNPGDKHAQNNNLTVSLGNLFTETFSVVDAGFITRQFSVEELTTANLVFDHAGGDNGGLALDDITLAVIEPSRSVPEPSSVLGLLALSALGVCSLRQRKSC